A genomic segment from Octopus sinensis linkage group LG4, ASM634580v1, whole genome shotgun sequence encodes:
- the LOC115210335 gene encoding cryptochrome-1, translating into MSMNDCNGVMKHEKKQKIAVHWFRHGQRLHDNPALVNALKDCDEFYPVFIFDGEVAGTKLCGFNRWRFLLENLKDLDESFAEYGGRLYTFQGDPIDVFKNLQKEWGITHITAEIDPEPIWLERDDAVKKFCQKSGIECDFFTSHTLWDPQLLLKKNGGTPPLTFELFQLVTSSLGPPLRPLDTPNFEGVKMPLPENHDKFAVPTLKSLGIHPEFEEQKSPINVFIGGEKRALVLLKARLEKEAQSFRHGQCLPNHQEQPELLARAVSLSPYLRFGCVSIRKTYWDICDTYKKIKNVEAPNEIVCQLYWREYFYIMSIDNINFDKIENNPYCLKINWQYNEEFLKKWEMGQTGYPWIDAIMNQLRFEGWNHHVGRHAVSCFLTRGDLWVSWEDGLKTFLKYQLDADWSVCAGNWMWVSSSAFEKALQCPTCYSPVMYGMRMDRNGDFVKTYVPVLKDMPLKYLFCPWKAPLEIQEKANCIIGKDYPEPIVMHRDASKQNMAKMYKVKEHLLHQDVPHCGPTNETEVWKFAWLPPIEHHDLAHNI; encoded by the coding sequence ATGTCAATGAATGACTGCAATGGCGTGATGAAAcacgaaaagaaacaaaagatagcTGTTCATTGGTTCAGGCATGGGCAACGTCTTCATGATAATCCTGCTCTTGTGAATGCCCTGAAAGACTGTGACGAATTCTATCCAGTCTTTATCTTTGATGGAGAAGTTGCTGGTACAAAACTGTGTGGTTTTAATAGATGGCGATTTCTATTAGAAAATCTGAAAGATCTGGACGAATCATTTGCTGAATATGGTGGAAGGCTCTATACTTTCCAAGGCGACCCTATTGATGTTTTTAAGAATCTTCAGAAAGAATGGGGTATTACTCATATCACAGCTGAAATCGATCCTGAACCAATATGGCTGGAAAGGGATGATGCTGTGAAAAAATTTTGTCAGAAATCAGGTATCGAGTGTGATTTTTTCACTTCTCATACTCTGTGGGATCCACAACTTTTACTGAAAAAGAATGGAGGGACACCTCCATTGACCTTTGAATTATTTCAGCTTGTTACTTCTTCTCTTGGACCACCCCTTCGCCCACTTGATACACCAAATTTTGAAGGAGTTAAAATGCCACTACCAGAAAACCACGATAAATTTGCTGTACCAACATTAAAATCACTTGGTATTCATCCTGAGTTTGAAGAACAGAAAAGCCCCATCAACGTTTTTATTGGTGGTGAAAAACGTGCTCTTGTACTACTTAAAGCACGTTTAGAGAAAGAAGCCCAAAGTTTCCGCCACGGTCAATGCTTACCAAACCATCAAGAGCAACCGGAACTGCTGGCCAGAGCTGTCAGTTTAAGTCCTTATCTCCGCTTTGGCTGCGTATCAATCCGTAAAACTTATTGGGATATATGTGATACTTATAAAAAGATCAAGAATGTCGAGGCTCCAAATGAGATTGTTTGCCAACTTTATTGGAGAGAGTATTTCTATATTATGTctattgataacatcaattttgataaaattgAGAACAACCCTTATTGTCTGAAAATCAACTGGCAATATAATGAggagtttttgaagaaatggGAAATGGGACAAACTGGTTACCCATGGATTGATGCAATCATGAATCAGTTACGCTTTGAAGGCTGGAATCACCATGTTGGTCGTCATGCAGTGTCTTGTTTCTTGACAAGAGGTGATCTTTGGGTGAGTTGGGAAGATGGTTTGAAAACTTTTCTGAAATACCAGTTGGATGCAGATTGGTCAGTTTGTGCTGGAAATTGGATGTGGGTGTCCAGTTCAGCTTTTGAGAAAGCTCTTCAGTGTCCTACCTGCTACTCTCCTGTTATGTATGGTATGCGGATGGACAGAAATGGAGATTTTGTGAAAACCTACGTTCCCGTCTTAAAAGACATGCCACTTAAATACTTATTCTGTCCCTGGAAAGCACCTTTGGAAATTCAAGAGAAAGCTAATTGTATTATTGGCAAAGATTACCCTGAACCAATCGTCATGCATCGTGATGCTTCCAAACAAAACATGGCCAAGATGTATAAAGTAAAAGAACATTTGTTACACCAAGACGTACCTCATTGTGGTCCAACCAATGAAACAGAAGTTTGGAAATTTGCCTGGCTCCCACCAATTGAACACCACGACCTGGCCCACAATATTTAG